The Gadus chalcogrammus isolate NIFS_2021 chromosome 10, NIFS_Gcha_1.0, whole genome shotgun sequence genome contains a region encoding:
- the sesn4 gene encoding sestrin-3, whose protein sequence is MIICANKMEYPLRSQGQRVQKQVMVNTEKERASLLFMQALISRGSVDAVSHHMASHPQYLESFLRSQHYILHMDGPLPLPCRHYIAIMAAARHHCSYLVSLHSAHFLRVGGDPVWLQGLEAAPPKLRLLDHINKVLAHQPWLVACSHIQNLLKTGEQCWSLAELVQAVVLLAHCHSLCSFVFGSAADGGVCDLSPLPKSPNGTPPPTASCPCDVANGNANVPDATQRRALDSSCEMLFLKERIQKSQEEREKREERLLHAHTIQQTELEEDEEAAVYLAEPSRFISDPDFCYQEFTRRHEDHFQVFRVQDYSWEDHGFSLVNRLYSDIGHLLDDRFRSVAALPSSHSPDLKRAIWNHIHCVLGIRYDDYDYGEVNQLLESDMQLYIKAVACFPDDTKDPVCPLPWAPLKPSERIHVNLLIMEARLQAELLYALRAITQYMIA, encoded by the exons GTGATGGTGAACACAGAGAAGGAGCGCGCCTCCCTGCTGTTCATGCAGGCTCTGATCAGCAGGGGCAGCGTGGACGCCGTGTCCCACCACATGGCCTCGCACCCGCAGTACCTGGAGAGCTTCCTGCGCTCGCAGCACTACATCCTGCACATGGACGGCCCGCTGCCGCTGCCCTGCCGCCACTACATCGCCATCATG GCGGCAGCGCGGCACCACTGCAGCTACCTGGTGTCCCTGCACTCCGCCCACTTCCTCCGGGTGGGCGGGGACCCGGTCTGGCTACAGGGCCTCGAGGCGGCGCCCCCCAAACTCCGACTGCTGGACCACATCAACAAGGTGCTGGCCCACCAGCCCTGGCTCGTCGCCTGCTCACACATCCAG AACCTGCTGAAGACGGGCGAGCAGTGCTGGTCCCTGGCCGAGCTGGTGCAGGCCGTGGTGCTGCTGGCCCACTGCCACTCCCTCTGCAGCTTCGTGTTCGGCTCGGCCGCCGACGGCGGCGTGTGCGACCTCTCCCCGCTGCCCAAGTCCCCCAACGGCACCCCGCCGCCGACGGCCTCCTGCCCCTGTGACGTCGCCAACGGCAACGCCAACGTGCCTGACGCCACACAGCGACGG GCCCTGGACTCAAGCTGTGAGATGTTGTTTTTAAAGGAGAGGATTCAGAAGTCTCAGGAGGAGCGGGAGAAACGAGAGGAGCGCctcctgcatgcacacacaatccaACAAACGG agctggaggaggacgaggaggcggCGGTGTACCTGGCGGAGCCCTCGCGCTTCATCAGCGACCCCGACTTCTGCTACCAGGAGTTCACCCGGCGCCACGAGGACCACTTCCAGGTGTTCAGGGTCCAG gACTACTCGTGGGAGGACCACGGCTTCTCATTGGTCAACCGGTTGTACTCGGACATCGGCCACCTGCTGGACGACCGGTTCCGCAGCGTGGCAGCCCTGCCCTCCTCTCACAGCCCCGACCTGAAGCGAGCCATCTGGAACCACATCCACTGCGTCCTGGGCATACG gtATGACGACTATGACTACGGGGAGGTGAACCAGCTGCTGGAGAGCGACATGCAGCTGTACATCAAGGCGGTGGCCTGTTTCCCCGACGACACCAAGGACCCCGTGTGCCCCCTGCCCTGGGCGCCCCTCAAACCCTCTGAACGA ATACATGTGAACCTGCTCATCATGGAGGCCCGGCTCCAGGCGGAGCTCCTCTACGCGCTGAGAGCCATCACTCAGTACATGATCGCCTAA
- the foxo4 gene encoding forkhead box protein O4 yields MEDSSVTPIDPDFEPKSRPRSCTWPLPRPDISAVKPEGADGSESAAGTPPAEEDKHESQPITSEPEKVAAAEGGVGVGVGGGTPRKGSSRRNAWGNQSYADLISQAIENSPEKRLTLAQIYDWMVKTVPYFKDKGDSNSSAGWKNSIRHNLSLHNKFLKVHNESTGKSSWWMLNPEGGKMGKAPRRRAASMDNSSKLLKSRMRAKQTKKLAGAAALGGAPGALQGEGPAGSGGGDSPNSSQQFGKWGVSSGSPSSRGSLDEPDIWTSFRPRTSSNASTLSGRLSPIAPGQEEEEDLPEEGLLGGYSSGGLPQSLAETLMEELDLIDGLTLMTSHAGGASPSPAPAAAAPTPLPSASTLLPRGTGFHSFCQLPQSPGHASAAQPIPSPRGAGNTKPANFGNSLFNPMPSPGSRGSGHYGSHVPSSLEALLTSDSPPPADILMTQVDPLVAGPGGLGLMGLGRPKPNQLLLGKGLEPNSGGPMGLQAQLQPQHHIHQQQQQQSQQQQHQQQQQQQHQQQQQQQQHQQQQQHQHQQQQQLLSQMGREMILSGMGQDLPQLSPLKAQHSPGPAGGPHHGGTMSSLASPGVGLQGFGQFGPPSCFLPSQDRLPTDLDIEMFTENLDCDVDYIINSDLMDAEGIDFNFDPIMPGGQGYGGPATTQSSSHTWVPS; encoded by the exons ATGGAGGACTCATCGGTAACCCCCATCGACCCAGATTTTGAACCTAAGAGCAGACCGAGGTCATGCACATGGCCGCTCCCGAGACCCGACATCTCAGCTGTCAAGCCAGAGGGGGCAGACGGCTCAGAGTCCGCTGCTGGAACCCCTCCCGCCGAGGAAGATAAACACGAgtcccagccaatcacatcCGAGCCCGAGAAAGTTGCGGCCGCCGAGGGAGGtgtcggggtgggggtgggcggggggacGCCCCGAAAAGGCTCATCCAGGCGCAATGCATGGGGCAACCAGTCGTACGCAGACCTCATCAGTCAGGCCATTGAAAACTCCCCCGAGAAGCGGCTCACCCTGGCACAGATCTACGACTGGATGGTGAAGACTGTGCCTTACTTCAAAGACAAAGGGGACAGCAACAGTTCTGCAGGATGGAAG aactCCATCCGCCACAACCTCTCACTCCACAACAAGTTCCTGAAGGTGCACAACGAGTCCACGGGGAAGTCCTCCTGGTGGATGCTCAACCCCGAGGGCGGGAAGATGGGCAAGGCGCCGCGGCGTCGCGCCGCCTCCATGGACAACAGCAGCAAGCTGCTGAAGAGCCGCATGCGCGCCAAGCAGACCAAGAAGCTGGCGGGCGCGGCGGCCCTCGGGGGCGCGCCGGGGGCCCTGCAGGGCGAGGGCCCGGCGGGATCCGGGGGCGGCGACAGCCCCAACTCCTCCCAGCAGTTCGGCAAGTGGGGGGTGAGCAGCGGCAGCCCGTCGTCCCGCGGCAGCCTGGACGAGCCCGACATCTGGACCAGCTTCCGGCCGCGCACCAGCTCCAACGCCAGCACGCTGAGCGGGCGGCTGTCGCCCATCGCGccgggccaggaggaggaggaggacctgccCGAGGAGGGGCTCCTGGGGGGGTACTCGAGCGGCGGCCTGCCCCAGAGCCTCGCCGAGACCctgatggaggagctggacCTGATCGACGGCCTGACGCTGATGACGAGCCACGCGGGCGGGGCCAGCCCCAGCCCggcgccggccgccgccgccccgacCCCGCTGCCCTCGGCCTCCACCCTGCTGCCCCGCGGCACCGGCTTCCACTCCTTCTGCCAGCTGCCGCAGAGCCCCGGCCACGCCAGCGCCGCGCagcccatcccctccccccgcgGGGCCGGCAACACCAAGCCCGCAAACTTTGGCAACTCCCTCTTCAACCCCATGCCCAGCCCCGGGTCCCGCGGGTCGGGCCACTACGGGAGCCACGTGCCGTCCAGCCTGGAGGCCCTGCTCACCTCggactcccctccccccgcagACATCCTGATGACCCAGGTGGACCCCCTCGTGGCCGGGCCGGGGGGCCTGGGACTGATGGGTCTGGGCAGGCCCAAGCCCAACCAGCTTCTCCTGGGCAAAGGCCTGGAGCCCAACAGTGGGGGCCCTATGGGCCTGCAGGCCCAGCTACAGCCTCAGCACCACATccaccagcaacaacaacaacaatcacagcagcaacaacaccagcaacaacaacaacaacaacaccagcagcaacaacaacaacaacaacaccagcagcaacaacaacaccagcatcagcagcagcagcagcttctcTCTCAGATGGGTCGGGAGATGATCCTCTCTGGCATGGGCCAGGACCTTCCCCAGCTCTCCCCTCTAAAGGCGCAGCATAGCCCGGGGCCCGCCGGGGGACCCCACCACGGAGGGACCATGTCCTCCCTGGCCAGCCCCGGCGTGGGTCTGCAGGGCTTCGGTCAGTTCGGCCCGCCCTCCTGCTTCCTGCCCAGCCAGGACCGGCTGCCCACCGACCTGGACATCGAGATGTTCACCGAGAACCTGGACTGCGACGTGGACTACATCATCAACAGCGACCTCATGGACGCGGAGGGCATCGACTTCAACTTTGACCCCATCATGCCGGGGGGCCAGGGCTACGGGGGCCCTGCCACCACGCAGAGCTCCTCCCACACATGGGTGCCCAGCTAA